One segment of Amycolatopsis alba DSM 44262 DNA contains the following:
- a CDS encoding roadblock/LC7 domain-containing protein: MSSSVTTNNRLGWMLDQALQMPETISAVLLSADGLLMAHSQGITVEDAERTAAAVSGLQSLARATGEFCRQPPEQWRQTLIEFDGGFVFLTSAGQGAYVAVSTTGRVDIEGVSSRLQELVQRLGQELTAPPRFPTEGAGNPT; the protein is encoded by the coding sequence GTGAGCAGCTCCGTCACCACCAACAACCGGTTGGGCTGGATGCTCGACCAGGCCCTGCAGATGCCGGAGACCATCTCAGCGGTGCTGCTCTCGGCCGACGGCCTGCTGATGGCCCATTCGCAGGGAATCACCGTGGAGGACGCCGAGCGCACCGCCGCCGCGGTCTCCGGGCTCCAGTCGCTCGCCCGCGCCACCGGCGAGTTCTGCCGTCAGCCGCCGGAGCAGTGGCGGCAGACGCTGATCGAATTCGACGGCGGGTTCGTCTTCCTGACTTCCGCCGGACAGGGCGCCTACGTCGCGGTGTCCACCACCGGCCGGGTGGACATCGAGGGCGTTTCCTCGCGATTGCAAGAGCTGGTGCAGAGACTCGGCCAGGAACTCACCGCACCGCCGCGCTTTCCGACCGAGGGAGCTGGCAACCCGACATGA
- a CDS encoding GTP-binding protein, with protein MASALSPDRYVPATVRTSVKILIVGPFAVGKTTFVGTLSEIRPLRTEERMTQAGALVDDLSGVRGKDTTTVAMDFGRLTLSDEVVLYLFGAPGQQRFTQMWKDLAHGALGALVLVDPSRLQDSFDVMGLLEELDLPYAVAVNQFDGAPSFPEAELREALDLLPQTRLVTCDARDRASAASALISLVDYLFTPVRQEHP; from the coding sequence ATGGCCTCCGCGCTCTCACCTGACCGATACGTTCCCGCCACGGTCCGGACCTCGGTGAAGATCCTCATCGTCGGCCCGTTCGCGGTGGGGAAGACCACCTTTGTCGGCACGCTCTCGGAGATCCGCCCGCTGCGCACCGAGGAGCGGATGACCCAGGCGGGCGCACTGGTCGACGACCTGTCCGGCGTGCGCGGCAAGGACACCACCACGGTGGCCATGGACTTCGGACGCCTGACGCTGAGCGACGAGGTGGTGCTCTACCTCTTCGGTGCTCCTGGGCAGCAGCGGTTCACGCAGATGTGGAAGGACCTGGCCCACGGTGCGCTCGGGGCGCTGGTGCTGGTCGATCCCAGCCGCCTGCAGGACTCCTTCGACGTGATGGGCCTGCTGGAGGAGCTGGACCTGCCCTACGCGGTGGCGGTCAACCAGTTCGACGGTGCGCCGAGTTTCCCCGAGGCCGAGCTGCGCGAGGCGCTCGATCTGCTACCCCAGACCCGGCTGGTCACCTGTGACGCCCGCGATCGCGCGTCCGCCGCCTCGGCGCTGATCAGCCTGGTCGACTACCTGTTCACTCCCGTCCGCCAGGAGCATCCGTGA
- a CDS encoding DUF742 domain-containing protein: MSGQRRERALVRPHVVTEGRAHPTRNTLDVATVVLATWAPVTGLSPEKRRVMELCRGGALAVAEVAAHLKLPTSVTKVLLSDLLDSGHIEARAAVRETEVPDQQLLQKVLDGLRALT, translated from the coding sequence ATGAGCGGACAGCGGCGGGAACGGGCGCTGGTCCGGCCGCACGTGGTCACCGAGGGCCGGGCCCATCCGACCCGCAACACCCTGGACGTGGCCACCGTGGTGCTGGCCACCTGGGCTCCGGTGACCGGGCTGAGCCCGGAAAAACGGCGGGTGATGGAGCTGTGCCGGGGCGGCGCACTGGCCGTCGCGGAGGTGGCGGCGCATCTCAAGCTGCCCACCAGCGTCACCAAGGTGCTGTTGTCGGACCTGCTCGACAGCGGGCACATCGAAGCACGGGCCGCGGTGCGCGAGACCGAAGTCCCCGACCAGCAACTCCTGCAGAAGGTACTCGATGGCCTCCGCGCTCTCACCTGA
- a CDS encoding ATP-binding protein: protein MEYPLLTAALICVSLLAAAFALLLVRQRRVTVNTGRRGEQLLAELRAREEEDRHLLHRRLPAIVEAQTNQAVTVPGPLRAFNGEDPHRELLAAVSELTGQTRRNAAESAAATLRAMMRTVQNLAGEQQVLISAMEEHHDDPDVLDGLLGLDHANSQLGRRAQATAVLCGSWPGLQRSAATLTDVVRGATGRIRDYARVQIPAPSDTAVVSQAVEPVVLAVAELLDNGARHSQPGSPVQVSFQQAHNGLAIVIDDAGVGMTVEAVQRAGWLLGGHGGQDIAALGVPPRIGFAVIGVLSHRYGFRVSVDMRSPFGGVRAVLFLPSELLTRAAVPEPAPQEVPSLAAPASPAAITPSPAPRVRVPEPEPQPAEPAEELGTTAHGLPRRRRRAPVTGAATTTLSVPVSPPAAPELTESPVNHSPVATATAWQRGTRQGRASSTDDERDFQ, encoded by the coding sequence ATGGAGTACCCCCTGCTGACGGCAGCGCTGATCTGCGTCTCGCTGCTCGCCGCGGCTTTCGCGCTGTTGCTGGTGCGCCAGCGCCGGGTCACCGTCAACACCGGCCGTCGTGGTGAGCAGCTGCTGGCCGAACTCCGCGCCCGTGAGGAGGAGGACAGACACCTGCTGCACAGGCGGTTGCCTGCGATCGTCGAGGCGCAGACCAACCAGGCCGTGACCGTGCCCGGCCCCTTGCGTGCCTTCAACGGCGAGGACCCGCACCGCGAACTGCTGGCGGCGGTCAGCGAGCTGACCGGCCAGACCCGCCGCAACGCCGCCGAATCCGCCGCCGCGACCCTGCGCGCGATGATGCGCACGGTGCAGAACCTCGCGGGGGAACAGCAGGTGCTGATCTCGGCGATGGAGGAGCACCACGACGATCCCGACGTGCTCGATGGTCTGCTCGGCCTGGACCACGCGAACTCGCAGCTGGGCCGGCGCGCCCAGGCGACCGCCGTGCTGTGCGGTTCGTGGCCGGGCCTGCAGCGCTCCGCCGCGACCCTGACCGACGTGGTGCGCGGGGCCACCGGCCGCATCCGTGACTACGCGCGCGTGCAGATCCCGGCGCCTTCGGACACCGCGGTGGTCAGCCAGGCCGTGGAACCGGTGGTGCTCGCGGTGGCCGAACTGCTGGACAACGGCGCCCGCCACTCGCAGCCCGGTTCGCCCGTGCAGGTCAGCTTCCAGCAGGCGCACAACGGGCTGGCGATCGTCATCGACGACGCCGGGGTCGGCATGACGGTGGAAGCGGTGCAGCGCGCGGGCTGGCTCTTGGGAGGCCACGGCGGTCAGGACATCGCCGCGCTCGGGGTGCCGCCGCGGATCGGGTTCGCCGTCATCGGCGTGCTTTCCCACCGCTACGGCTTTCGCGTCTCGGTGGACATGCGCTCGCCCTTCGGTGGGGTGCGCGCGGTGCTGTTCCTGCCGAGTGAGCTGCTCACCCGCGCCGCCGTCCCGGAGCCGGCACCGCAGGAAGTCCCGTCGCTGGCCGCGCCTGCCAGCCCGGCCGCGATCACCCCCAGCCCGGCCCCGCGTGTGCGCGTTCCCGAGCCGGAACCACAGCCTGCCGAACCGGCCGAGGAATTGGGTACCACCGCGCACGGCCTGCCCCGCCGTCGCCGACGCGCCCCGGTGACCGGGGCGGCCACCACCACGTTGTCGGTTCCGGTGTCGCCGCCAGCCGCGCCGGAACTCACCGAGTCCCCGGTGAACCACAGCCCGGTCGCCACGGCCACGGCCTGGCAGCGCGGCACCCGCCAGGGCCGCGCTTCTTCCACCGATGACGAAAGGGATTTCCAGTGA
- a CDS encoding MerR family transcriptional regulator, which translates to MRIGELSTRTRTSMRLLRYYEEQGLIESDRLPNGYRDYEEYVVDRVLQVRGLLDAGLPTRIIKQILPCLNTPRTIHMPYATPDMVATLELERDRMAEKIECLTKNHRAINDYLDAVRRDIRVS; encoded by the coding sequence ATGCGGATCGGTGAGCTGTCGACGCGCACACGGACTTCGATGAGGTTGCTGCGCTACTACGAGGAGCAGGGACTGATCGAGTCAGATCGGCTGCCCAACGGATACCGGGACTATGAGGAGTACGTCGTCGACAGGGTTCTCCAGGTGCGAGGCCTGCTCGACGCGGGGCTGCCCACACGGATCATCAAGCAGATCCTGCCCTGTCTGAACACCCCTCGCACGATTCACATGCCCTACGCCACGCCGGACATGGTCGCGACGCTCGAACTCGAACGCGACCGCATGGCCGAAAAGATCGAATGCCTCACCAAGAACCACCGGGCCATCAACGACTACCTCGACGCCGTACGCCGCGATATCCGAGTCTCCTGA
- the aroA gene encoding 3-phosphoshikimate 1-carboxyvinyltransferase, with the protein MKTGTDRIVVHPADGEVSGSVRIPGSKSITNRAIALAVLSTGTSRITNPLFSDDTERGLAAAQTLGCKVLVRDDEVEITGIGRQRPVPRATIDVGSAGTIARFLPCILAFGESGEWHLTASAQMTKRPIDGLGAALNQLGDPLEYIENPGRYPITVRGGRIRKSVAHVDGSVSSQYLSGLLLAAPRNATPIRITTDGAVVQSEYVRMTIDCMRRFGARVEASDDLSRIDVEPVEYRATTFDVEADASTATYFAALPAVAGGAIELTNLARASRQPDIQFVEILAAFGCVTEWTGDVGVRIRRPQGLTRLRGGHRFDLNACSDVALTVAALSVFADAPVEITGIEHVRHHECDRIDAMTEVLRAVGARVQERPDGWLIEPATVRRAEVRTRDDHRMAMASALIGIGGSGISLDHPDCVAKTCPTFFELLSGLGLPSDRTAAVG; encoded by the coding sequence GTGAAGACAGGGACAGACCGGATTGTGGTTCACCCGGCCGACGGGGAGGTCAGCGGATCGGTCCGGATACCGGGCAGCAAAAGCATCACGAACCGGGCGATCGCCCTTGCCGTGCTGAGCACCGGAACCTCTCGCATCACCAACCCGCTGTTCAGCGATGACACCGAACGCGGGCTGGCCGCGGCCCAGACTCTGGGATGCAAGGTCCTGGTCCGGGACGACGAGGTCGAGATCACCGGCATCGGCAGGCAGCGCCCGGTGCCGCGGGCGACGATCGATGTCGGATCGGCGGGAACGATCGCCCGTTTCCTGCCCTGCATTCTCGCCTTCGGCGAATCCGGTGAATGGCATCTGACGGCGAGCGCGCAGATGACGAAGCGGCCGATCGACGGGCTCGGTGCGGCCCTGAACCAGCTCGGTGATCCGCTTGAATACATCGAGAATCCAGGGCGATATCCGATCACTGTCCGGGGCGGCCGCATTCGGAAATCGGTCGCGCATGTCGACGGCAGCGTTTCCAGCCAGTACCTGAGCGGGCTGTTGCTGGCCGCGCCCAGGAACGCCACCCCGATCCGGATCACCACCGACGGTGCCGTGGTGCAGTCGGAGTACGTTCGCATGACGATCGACTGCATGCGGCGGTTCGGCGCCCGAGTCGAGGCTTCCGACGACTTGAGCCGCATCGACGTCGAGCCGGTCGAATACCGGGCCACCACGTTCGATGTCGAGGCGGATGCGTCGACAGCCACGTACTTCGCGGCACTACCCGCCGTTGCCGGTGGTGCCATCGAGCTGACGAATCTGGCACGGGCCAGCAGGCAGCCCGACATCCAGTTCGTCGAGATCCTGGCCGCCTTCGGATGTGTGACCGAGTGGACGGGAGACGTCGGCGTCCGCATCCGGCGTCCGCAGGGGCTGACCCGCCTGCGCGGTGGTCACCGGTTCGACCTCAACGCCTGCTCCGATGTGGCCTTGACCGTCGCCGCGTTGTCGGTGTTCGCCGATGCCCCGGTGGAGATCACCGGCATCGAACACGTTCGGCACCACGAATGCGATCGCATCGACGCGATGACCGAGGTCCTGCGTGCGGTGGGTGCTCGCGTGCAGGAGCGGCCCGACGGATGGCTGATCGAACCGGCCACGGTTCGGCGGGCCGAGGTACGAACCAGGGACGACCACCGGATGGCCATGGCATCCGCGCTCATCGGGATTGGGGGTAGCGGAATTTCGCTGGATCATCCCGATTGTGTCGCCAAGACCTGTCCGACCTTCTTCGAGCTGCTTTCCGGTCTCGGTCTGCCCAGTGACCGGACGGCTGCCGTCGGCTGA
- a CDS encoding amino acid adenylation domain-containing protein has product MNAPSIATSDLCEQFLHQLGADPCAPAVISRDGVISFQSLGRTVAAAQQIITEAKPRTVGLYFTPSPALVASAWGALFSGIAYVPLAPTYPDDRIRYMIVAGDVDLILTPAELRGDLEEIVAGTDVTIAEIPAADEIPAVDGGDTPRNVAEPDAIAFVLYTSGSTGAPKGVEIPQASLAHQMRWISAGLDLGPGARIVHKTPISFDAAQWEFLANATGAAVVVGDPDLYRDPEALIDTVTTHQVTHLQVVPTLLQALCEEAAFSTCTSLRLVASGGESLSSRLAATAVGILPATRIVNVYGPTETTINSSFYTLPSTPGGQGSAAGVVPIGVPVDGLDFHLLDEAGEPTDAATGEIGISGKQLARGYRNRPEETDRRFVTRVINGTPTRLYRTGDVGELIDGVFHFRGRTDSQVKIRGHRIELDEIRSALENHEWVRHAGVFTVDRGNGAAPQLVAHVELNPHEAAVIDQGVQHQPTTAPAQVAGLGVWEDPATPAIALPISPEDDLLLRKIAFGRKSYRTFHSTEIDPRLLARLTAFVETPRELSGLHTGDWSMSSLAFVLRSLVQYRSESRLLPKYAYASTGALYGVQVYVRIAALPAVADGMYYLNPRTATLHLVHAAPAGDHRAGVDLVLVGQRSVISSVYTTNVDEVLHLEAGHLLGLLDTVAPAVGHRVGDRQDLPVADLALIGADTGDRFVIGSWPLTDAAGADPLRAVRCRVEILGGSPEDRGVYESDGSVLTRVGTDPLIRRKDVIAINQRVHDKASFGLVLTSTGSPESYIDLGRALQRVEMNDRNLGLVSAGYSSFSGHELATARRIRAFTGNHGESSYFALGGPVTDDQIAHDGMDEDILHTQGLADIISTDIAGMLPHYMLPDVIRIFDDLPRSPSGKIDTRALREAELARADDPAEETYVAPATLVEHQLARLWRESLQHDSLVSTATSFFTLGGNSISAVRLVKNIRARLGIPFPVQAIFEHDTIAKQARALSAGNTAVFSRAVPLAGSGDNPVFLWAGLGGYPMNLRPLAEAIAGTSYRCYGLQAHGLNDGEDVDDTIVAMARRDIDEIRRVQPHGPYNLVGYSFGSRVAFEVAYQLETQGETVDRLILLAPGSPHVEQEPATPGAEGRYRDTWFKRLLFAVFFGRTDGPLADSVAATVTGRDSFLKAVASELEIDTSLADRITRLVEKTCEFEYTFTELAERDLSAAITIIRADGDDYSFLDTVAIDVSYASDTLDANHFQILRAPHVEHTVSTVVAALTKPAITQLPKENSRMPQVTL; this is encoded by the coding sequence ATGAACGCTCCATCCATCGCCACCTCCGATCTCTGTGAACAATTCCTGCATCAGCTCGGCGCCGATCCCTGTGCCCCTGCGGTGATCTCACGCGACGGCGTGATCTCATTCCAGTCCTTGGGCCGGACGGTCGCGGCGGCCCAGCAGATCATCACCGAAGCCAAACCGCGCACCGTCGGTCTGTACTTCACCCCCTCGCCCGCACTTGTCGCGTCGGCCTGGGGCGCGTTGTTCAGCGGCATCGCCTATGTGCCGTTGGCTCCCACTTACCCCGATGACCGCATCCGCTACATGATCGTCGCCGGTGACGTCGATCTGATCCTGACTCCGGCAGAACTCCGGGGCGATCTGGAGGAGATCGTCGCCGGCACCGACGTCACCATCGCCGAGATCCCTGCCGCCGACGAGATTCCCGCTGTCGACGGGGGTGACACGCCCCGCAATGTCGCCGAGCCCGACGCCATCGCCTTCGTGCTGTACACCTCCGGTTCCACCGGAGCCCCCAAGGGAGTGGAGATCCCGCAGGCGTCGCTCGCTCATCAAATGCGGTGGATCAGTGCCGGCCTCGATCTCGGGCCGGGAGCCCGGATCGTGCACAAGACACCGATCAGCTTCGATGCCGCGCAATGGGAGTTTCTGGCGAACGCGACCGGCGCGGCGGTGGTCGTCGGTGACCCCGATCTCTACCGGGACCCCGAGGCGCTGATCGACACCGTGACCACTCACCAGGTCACTCACCTGCAAGTCGTGCCGACCCTGCTGCAGGCACTCTGCGAGGAGGCGGCCTTTTCCACTTGCACGTCGTTGCGTCTGGTCGCGAGCGGCGGCGAGTCCCTCTCGTCCCGGCTTGCCGCTACGGCCGTCGGCATCCTTCCCGCCACTCGGATCGTGAACGTGTACGGCCCGACCGAAACCACGATCAACTCCTCCTTCTACACGCTACCCAGCACACCGGGCGGCCAGGGATCGGCGGCCGGGGTGGTCCCCATCGGGGTCCCGGTCGACGGGCTCGACTTTCACCTCCTCGACGAGGCCGGCGAGCCGACAGACGCTGCCACCGGCGAGATCGGCATCTCTGGCAAGCAGCTCGCCCGCGGCTATCGCAACCGACCCGAGGAGACCGACCGCCGCTTCGTCACCCGTGTCATCAACGGCACCCCGACGCGTCTCTACCGCACCGGCGACGTCGGCGAACTGATCGACGGTGTCTTCCACTTCCGTGGCCGTACCGATTCCCAGGTCAAGATCCGCGGCCACCGGATCGAGCTCGACGAGATCCGCAGTGCCCTCGAGAATCACGAATGGGTCCGGCACGCCGGTGTGTTCACGGTCGACCGCGGCAACGGCGCCGCCCCGCAGCTCGTGGCACACGTCGAGCTCAACCCGCATGAAGCCGCCGTCATCGACCAGGGCGTGCAACACCAGCCCACGACCGCCCCGGCCCAGGTAGCGGGGCTTGGTGTGTGGGAGGACCCTGCGACGCCGGCCATCGCGCTTCCCATCTCCCCGGAAGACGACCTGCTCCTTCGCAAGATCGCGTTCGGCCGCAAATCGTACCGAACCTTCCACTCGACCGAGATCGATCCCCGCCTGCTTGCGCGACTCACCGCGTTCGTCGAGACACCCCGAGAACTATCCGGCCTGCACACCGGTGACTGGTCGATGTCGTCGCTGGCCTTCGTCCTTCGCTCGCTCGTCCAGTACCGCAGTGAGTCTCGGCTGCTGCCCAAGTACGCATACGCCTCGACCGGCGCGCTGTACGGCGTGCAGGTCTACGTCCGGATCGCCGCTCTGCCCGCTGTCGCCGACGGCATGTACTACCTGAATCCCAGGACCGCCACGCTGCACCTCGTCCACGCCGCGCCCGCAGGCGATCACCGCGCCGGCGTCGATCTTGTCCTGGTGGGTCAGCGTTCGGTGATCTCGTCGGTCTACACGACCAATGTCGACGAGGTCCTGCACCTCGAAGCCGGACACCTGCTCGGTCTCCTGGACACGGTCGCGCCTGCCGTCGGCCACCGCGTCGGCGATCGCCAAGACCTGCCCGTCGCCGACCTCGCCCTCATCGGTGCCGACACGGGGGATCGGTTCGTGATCGGCTCGTGGCCCTTGACGGATGCCGCCGGCGCGGACCCTCTGCGCGCGGTCCGGTGTCGCGTCGAAATACTCGGCGGCAGCCCCGAAGACCGCGGCGTGTACGAGTCGGACGGCTCCGTCCTCACCCGAGTCGGCACCGATCCGCTGATTCGCCGTAAAGACGTCATCGCGATCAACCAGCGGGTCCACGACAAGGCGTCGTTCGGACTCGTGCTGACCTCCACCGGCTCACCGGAGTCCTACATCGACCTCGGCCGGGCCCTCCAACGTGTCGAGATGAACGATCGGAATCTCGGTCTCGTGTCCGCGGGATACAGCTCGTTCAGCGGGCACGAACTGGCCACCGCCCGCCGGATCCGCGCGTTCACCGGCAACCACGGCGAGTCTTCGTACTTCGCCCTCGGCGGGCCCGTGACAGATGACCAGATCGCCCACGACGGCATGGATGAGGACATCCTCCACACACAAGGGCTCGCCGACATCATCAGCACCGACATCGCCGGAATGCTGCCGCACTACATGCTGCCCGACGTCATCCGCATCTTCGACGATCTGCCCCGGAGTCCAAGCGGGAAGATCGACACTCGGGCACTTCGCGAGGCCGAACTCGCCCGCGCCGACGATCCCGCCGAGGAAACCTACGTCGCCCCTGCGACACTCGTCGAACACCAGCTTGCTCGGTTATGGCGAGAGTCTCTGCAGCACGACAGCCTGGTATCGACGGCAACATCCTTCTTCACCCTCGGCGGGAACTCGATCTCCGCGGTCCGGCTCGTCAAGAACATTCGTGCCAGGCTCGGTATCCCCTTCCCCGTTCAGGCGATATTCGAGCACGACACCATCGCCAAGCAGGCCCGCGCGCTGAGCGCCGGAAACACCGCAGTGTTCTCCAGGGCCGTCCCGCTGGCCGGTAGCGGCGACAATCCCGTCTTCCTCTGGGCGGGACTCGGCGGATACCCGATGAACCTGCGGCCCCTCGCCGAGGCCATCGCCGGTACCTCCTACCGGTGCTACGGCCTGCAAGCACACGGGCTCAACGACGGCGAAGACGTCGACGACACCATCGTTGCCATGGCGCGTCGCGATATCGACGAGATCCGCCGCGTTCAGCCCCACGGCCCGTACAACCTCGTCGGCTACTCATTCGGTTCGCGGGTCGCCTTCGAGGTCGCCTACCAGCTCGAAACCCAAGGTGAAACAGTAGACAGACTCATCCTCCTTGCCCCCGGCTCACCTCATGTCGAGCAGGAACCCGCCACCCCTGGCGCGGAGGGCCGCTACCGCGACACCTGGTTCAAGCGGTTGCTGTTCGCCGTGTTCTTCGGTCGCACCGACGGACCACTCGCCGACAGTGTCGCCGCCACGGTGACGGGCCGCGACTCCTTCCTGAAGGCGGTCGCGTCCGAACTCGAGATCGATACGAGTCTCGCCGACCGGATCACCCGGCTCGTGGAAAAGACGTGCGAGTTCGAGTACACGTTCACCGAGCTGGCCGAGCGCGACCTCTCCGCTGCCATCACCATCATTCGCGCCGACGGCGACGACTATTCGTTCCTCGACACGGTCGCCATCGACGTCAGCTACGCGAGTGACACCCTCGACGCCAATCACTTCCAGATCCTGCGCGCTCCGCACGTCGAGCACACGGTGAGCACCGTCGTCGCGGCGCTCACCAAACCGGCGATCACCCAACTCCCCAAGGAGAATTCCCGGATGCCGCAAGTCACTCTCTAG
- a CDS encoding cytochrome P450, translating into MTIPATPPPGCPAHATRTPLYDEEFAANPARVYARMRKEHGHVAPVELAPGVNASLVLSYEAALDVLRSPQTYPRDPRRWQANQPPDNPVMPMMGYRPNCLFTDGAVHARYRSAVTDSISRVNPHALLGYVEKAARELIAKFSRNGRADLLTEYAGTLSLQVFNHLFGCPPELGERLTAGMRGIFDMVDPERANAELTAAMLDLLALKRRQPSQDVPSWMMAHPSGLTDEEMLHQLVLLMGAGTEPQQNLIANGLRLLLVDERFAGDLAGGSLHVEDALEEILWSDPPMANYSAGYPYPAADLMGSRLPADEPVVISFAAANTDPELGEAQRAGNRAHMAWSAGVHSCPAQGPARLIATTAIETLLDALPDVRLAVPDAELRWRPGPFHRALAGLPVLFTPVVAPASPVPDPTGEHPWHQPARSSSIPTAVTSTPKAPNSAPAEPRRWWNSLAKWWRGQ; encoded by the coding sequence GTGACCATTCCCGCCACCCCGCCCCCCGGATGTCCCGCTCACGCCACGCGCACCCCGCTCTACGACGAGGAGTTCGCCGCGAACCCGGCGAGGGTCTACGCGCGGATGCGCAAGGAACACGGCCACGTCGCGCCGGTCGAGCTGGCGCCGGGGGTGAACGCGAGCCTGGTGCTGAGCTACGAGGCGGCGCTGGACGTGCTGCGCTCCCCGCAGACCTATCCGCGGGACCCGCGCCGCTGGCAGGCCAATCAGCCGCCGGACAACCCGGTGATGCCGATGATGGGCTACCGGCCGAACTGCCTGTTCACCGACGGCGCGGTGCACGCGCGCTACCGCAGCGCGGTCACCGACAGCATCTCGCGGGTGAACCCGCACGCCCTCCTGGGCTATGTGGAGAAGGCCGCGCGGGAGCTGATCGCGAAGTTCTCCCGGAACGGCCGGGCGGACCTGCTCACCGAGTACGCCGGAACCCTTTCCCTTCAGGTGTTCAACCACCTCTTCGGCTGCCCGCCGGAACTGGGCGAGCGGCTCACCGCGGGGATGCGCGGGATCTTCGACATGGTGGACCCGGAGCGTGCCAACGCCGAGCTGACCGCGGCCATGCTGGACCTGCTGGCGCTCAAGCGGCGGCAGCCGAGCCAGGACGTGCCCTCGTGGATGATGGCGCATCCCTCAGGGCTGACCGACGAGGAGATGCTGCACCAGCTGGTGTTGCTGATGGGCGCGGGCACCGAACCGCAGCAGAACCTGATCGCCAACGGGCTGCGGCTGCTGCTGGTGGACGAGCGCTTCGCCGGGGACCTGGCAGGCGGCAGCCTGCACGTCGAGGACGCGTTGGAGGAGATCCTCTGGAGCGACCCGCCGATGGCCAACTACTCCGCCGGTTACCCCTATCCGGCGGCCGACCTGATGGGCTCGCGGCTGCCTGCCGACGAGCCCGTGGTGATCAGTTTCGCCGCCGCCAACACCGATCCCGAACTGGGCGAGGCCCAGCGGGCCGGTAACCGGGCGCACATGGCCTGGAGCGCCGGGGTGCACTCCTGCCCGGCGCAGGGCCCGGCGCGGCTGATCGCCACCACCGCCATCGAGACCCTGCTCGACGCGCTGCCGGATGTGCGCCTTGCTGTGCCGGACGCCGAATTGCGCTGGCGGCCGGGCCCGTTCCACCGCGCGCTGGCCGGTCTCCCGGTCCTGTTCACCCCCGTCGTCGCACCGGCCAGTCCCGTTCCCGACCCGACAGGAGAGCACCCATGGCACCAGCCCGCCCGTTCGTCCTCGATCCCAACGGCCGTGACATCCACACCGAAGGCGCCGAACTCCGCGCCCGCGGAGCCGCGACGCTGGTGGAACTCCCTGGCGAAGTGGTGGCGTGGTCAGTAA
- a CDS encoding MFS transporter: MTRPQTLSPHSTTSDRLPLAALLALATTGFITLLTETMPAGVLPAMSRDLGVSESAAGQSVTVFAIGAILAAIPLTKATIGWPRRHLLLVAISGFAVANTVTALSGSFALTLAARFIAGIVGGLLWALLAGYAVRMVPAHQRGKAMAIAMAGATVALSIGVPAAALLAKLIEWRYAFGIMTVLTLALIVWVVVAVPNFPGQPKGSRLPLTRTFRIPGVAPVLVVTLTFVLSHSILYTYIAPFLAPLGMESQVDAVLLTFGLVSLVSIWITGALIHRNLRLLMILACALFAACTLLLGIFSGVPALVYAGAALWGLAFGGTSTLLQTAVAEAAGDAGDVAQALLTTGWNIGIAGGGIIGGIILGGLNASWLSWVALALLVPTLAIVITARKNGFIKGELGSR, translated from the coding sequence ATGACACGACCACAGACTCTGTCACCTCACTCGACAACGAGCGACCGGCTCCCGCTGGCGGCTCTTCTGGCCTTGGCCACCACCGGGTTCATCACACTCCTGACCGAGACGATGCCCGCCGGGGTGCTTCCCGCGATGAGCCGAGACCTTGGTGTGAGCGAGAGTGCTGCCGGGCAGAGCGTCACCGTCTTCGCGATCGGTGCGATCCTCGCCGCAATCCCGCTCACCAAGGCGACCATCGGCTGGCCGCGACGGCACCTGCTGCTGGTGGCGATCTCAGGATTCGCGGTCGCCAACACCGTCACCGCGCTCTCCGGGAGCTTCGCGCTCACGCTGGCCGCCCGGTTCATCGCCGGCATCGTCGGCGGGTTGCTCTGGGCGCTGCTGGCCGGATACGCGGTACGGATGGTTCCCGCACATCAGCGCGGCAAGGCCATGGCGATCGCGATGGCGGGCGCGACCGTTGCTTTGTCCATCGGAGTTCCCGCCGCGGCGCTTCTGGCCAAGCTCATCGAATGGCGATACGCGTTCGGGATCATGACCGTCCTCACGCTCGCGTTGATCGTGTGGGTCGTCGTGGCGGTGCCGAACTTCCCCGGACAGCCCAAGGGTTCACGGCTCCCGCTCACCCGCACCTTCCGCATTCCCGGCGTGGCGCCCGTGCTCGTCGTGACCCTCACGTTCGTGCTCTCCCACAGCATCCTCTACACCTACATCGCCCCGTTCCTCGCGCCGCTCGGCATGGAAAGTCAAGTCGACGCCGTGCTGCTCACCTTCGGCCTGGTGTCGCTGGTGAGCATCTGGATCACCGGAGCGCTCATCCACCGGAACCTGCGTCTCCTCATGATCCTCGCGTGTGCGCTCTTCGCGGCATGCACGCTGCTGCTCGGCATCTTCTCCGGCGTGCCCGCGCTCGTCTACGCCGGCGCAGCGCTCTGGGGGCTCGCGTTCGGCGGCACCTCCACCCTGCTGCAGACCGCGGTCGCCGAAGCGGCAGGCGACGCCGGCGATGTCGCCCAGGCACTCCTCACCACCGGATGGAACATCGGAATCGCCGGTGGCGGCATCATCGGCGGCATCATCCTCGGCGGATTGAACGCATCCTGGCTGAGCTGGGTTGCGCTCGCACTGCTCGTCCCCACCCTCGCCATTGTGATCACGGCACGCAAAAACGGGTTCATCAAGGGAGAACTCGGCAGCCGCTGA